In Mercurialis annua linkage group LG5, ddMerAnnu1.2, whole genome shotgun sequence, a single genomic region encodes these proteins:
- the LOC126680679 gene encoding acid phosphatase 1-like — protein sequence MFLVLLLLLVAATLSAILCFMKIGIAISYQGLFADQIDNVSRETERIALVNCLSWRVANEANNIIGWWKVPKGCEGYVKEYLLGYGYRSDSKVVIDEAINYVETLGLPEDGRSIWIFDIDETVLSNVHYFIEHELSGIDPSFSTPEAEVLRESWKLYNKLLFTGIKIVFLTGRKENKRESTVSNLKKAGYHTWNMLILKSDGMANKTAREYKSSIRADLEKKGYRIVGNIGDQWSDLLGGSAGRRSFKLPNPMYYIP from the exons ATGTTTTTAGTACTTCTGCTGCTTCTTGTTGCAGCAACTCTATCAGCAATTCTATGTTTTATGAAAATAGGTATTGCAATTTCATACCAAGGTCTTTTTGCCGATCAAATCGACAATGTTAGTCGAGAAACCGAGCGAATTGCACTAGTGAATTGCCTGAGTTGGCGAGTTGCAAATGAAGCTAACAATATAATTGGATGGTGGAAAGTTCCGAAAGGATGCGAAGGGTACGTAAAAGAGTATCTGTTAGGCTACGGGTATCGCTCTGATTCAAAAGTTGTGATCGACGAAGCTATCAACTATGTCGAAACCCTCGGTTTGCCTGAAGATGGCAGAAGTATTTGGATCTTTGACATCGATGAAACCGTTCTTTCGAATGTTCATTATTTTATCGAGCATGAATTATCCGG gaTCGATCCGTCTTTTTCGACACCTGAGGCTGAGGTACTGCGAGAGTCCTGGAAACTGtacaataaattattatttactgGAATTAAGATTGTTTTTTTGACGGGAAGAAAAGAGAACAAACGGGAGTCAACTGTAAGTAATCTAAAGAAAGCTGGATATCACACTTGGAATATGCTCATTCTAAA AAGTGATGGTATGGCAAACAAGACAGCGCGAGAATACAAGTCGAGTATAAGGGCCGATCTTGAGAAGAAAGGATACCGAATTGTAGGTAATATTGGCGATCAATGGAGCGATCTGTTGGGTGGTAGTGCCGGCAGAAGATCGTTCAAGCTACCTAATCCAATGTATTACATTCCATAA
- the LOC126682426 gene encoding pentatricopeptide repeat-containing protein At1g51965, mitochondrial, translating to MRHLHNHRCRHSSTFLRHYATKYTAKITSTSSKGNNLSIEVTPPLLPFDPRGYQIPRRHLICKATQILLHNRTPNKKPDPNPFLTLQDYLSSLSLSITPPEASKILKALNCPSLASQFFQFCPSLNPNFRHNSFTYTRLILILSKSTLPDRYDVVRSLLSDMEKNGVSGNISTVNILIGFFGDSEKNDLEKCSELIEKWGLKMNGYTYKCFVQAYLRSRDSDNGFRVYLEMKRKGYSLDIFAFNMLLDALAKDQKVDQAYKVFEDMKKKHCEPDEYTYTIMIKMTGKIGKLDESLALFQEMLNTGCSPNLIAYNTMIQALANGRMVDKAILLFSKMIEKECRPNEFTYSVILALLAAEGQLHKLDKVVELSRKYMNRSIYAYLVRTLSKLGHSSEAHRLFCTMWNYHDRGDRDACLSMLESMCSAGKTAEAIDLLGKIHEKGVSTDTIMYNTVLSALGKLKQIPHLHDLYEKMKQEGPSPDIFTYNILISSFGRTGNVHEAIKFFEELENSDCRPDIISYNSLINCLGKNGDIDEAHVRFREMQEKGFNPDVVTYSTLIECFGKTDKVDMACRLFDEMLAEGCFPNIVTYNILLDCLERSGRTAEAVDLYAKLKQQGITPDSITYSILERLQSGSHRKVRVRRKNPITGWVVSPLR from the exons ATGAGACACCTCCATAACCACCGCTGCCGCCACTCTTCCACCTTCCTCCGCCACTACGCCACCAAATACACAGCAAAAATAACCTCAACATCCTCAAAAGGCAACAATCTGTCCATCGAAGTAACACCGCCGCTCCTCCCATTCGACCCCCGCGGCTACCAAATCCCCCGCCGCCACCTCATCTGTAAAGCCACTCAAATCCTACTCCACAACCGAACCCCAAACAAAAAACCCGACCCGAACCCATTTCTCACTCTCCAAGACTATCTCTCCTCCCTCTCCCTCTCCATTACTCCGCCGGAAGCTTCCAAAATTCTCAAAGCCCTGAACTGCCCCTCCCTCGCTTCTCAATTCTTCCAATTTTGCCCCTCCCTAAACCCTAATTTCCGCCACAACTCGTTCACTTACACCCGCCTAATTCTCATCCTTTCCAAATCTACCCTCCCGGATAGATACGACGTCGTCCGGTCTCTTCTCTCCGATATGGAGAAGAACGGCGTCTCCGGCAACATCTCCACCGTGAACATTTTGATTGGATTTTTTGGGGATagtgaaaaaaatgatttggAGAAATGTAGTGAGTTAATTGAAAAATGGGGTTTGAAAATGAATGGGTATACTTATAAATGCTTTGTTCAAGCTTATTTAAGGTCTCGCGATAGTGATAATGGGTTTAGGGTTTACTTGGAAATGAAGAGGAAAGGCTACAGCTTGGATATTTTTGCTTTTAATATGCTATTGGATGCCTTAGCTAAAGATCAAAAG GTTGACCAGGCTTACAAGGTTTTTGAAGACATGAAAAAGAAGCACTGTGAGCCTGATGAGTATACTTACACAATTATGATCAAGATGACCGGAAAGATCGGTAAACTGGACGAATCATTGGCACTGTTTCAGGAAATGTTAAATACTGGATGTTCTCCTAATTTAATTGCTTATAATACTATGATCCAAGCACTGGCTAATGGCCGGATGGTTGACAAGGCAATTCTCCTTTTCTCAAAGATGATTGAAAAAGAATGCCGGCCCAATGAATTTACATATAGCGTCATACTCGCACTTCTAGCGGCAGAAGGGCAACTTCACAAGCTAGATAAGGTTGTGGAACTATCGAGAAAGTATATGAATAGGTCAATATATGCATATCTCGTGAGGACATTAAGCAAGTTGGGGCATTCAAGTGAAGCTCACCGGCTATTTTGCACTATGTGGAACTATCATGATAGAGGGGACAGGGATGCATGCTTGTCGATGTTAGAGAGCATGTGTAGTGCTGGTAAAACTGCAGAAGCTATTGATCTGCTCGGTAAAATTCATGAAAAAGGAGTAAGTACTGATACGATTATGTACAATACGGTACTATCTGCTCTCGGTAAGTTAAAGCAGATACCCCATCTTCATGATCTTTACGAGAAGATGAAACAAGAGGGCCCTTCTCCAGACATATTCACCTACAATATACTGATCTCAAGCTTCGGTAGAACCGGAAATGTTCACGAagctattaaattttttgaagaacTTGAGAACAGTGATTGCCGGCCTGATATTATCTCTTACAATTCCTTGATTAATTGCCTTGGGAAGAATGGTGATATCGATGAAGCTCATGTTAGGTTCCGTGAAATGCAAGAGAAAGGTTTCAATCCTGATGTTGTAACATACAGTACACTGATTGAGTGTTTTGGCAAAACAGATAAAGTCGACATGGCTTGCAGATTGTTCGACGAGATGCTAGCTGAAGGTTGCTTCCCTAACATCGTGACGTACAATATCTTACTCGATTGTCTCGAGAGAAGTGGGAGGACTGCCGAGGCTGTGGATTTGTATGCGAAGCTGAAACAACAAGGAATAACACCTGATTCGATCACATACTCGATTCTTGAGCGATTACAAAGTGGATCGCATAGAAAAGTTAGAGTACGCAGGAAGAATCCGATCACAGGTTGGGTTGTTAGTCCATTGAGGTGA